A region of Streptomyces sp. R44 DNA encodes the following proteins:
- a CDS encoding FHA domain-containing protein: MYSIIVVPAHAADPGSQLRLAPGERLHFGRTTPYDSGRTTPRTAGGHRRHLDIPHPGVSRTAGEIGATASYWTLSNFSTASTYVVENPEGAGEHIKIAPGRVDAPVPFEFSRVVLPAGGDLLDFCVWAPRHDYVECAQASGEGEPTALAFPLDRTKRYFLVLAALCESRLRGAPHAPLPTVEQIVGRLRPVWPAVNRASVQWNIDYLAVKLRLKPGPDRADGGPRLNGKKESLVSLALRFDLVREDDLSTLAEVAR; the protein is encoded by the coding sequence ATGTACAGCATCATCGTGGTGCCCGCACACGCCGCGGACCCCGGAAGCCAGCTCAGACTGGCGCCCGGCGAAAGGCTCCATTTCGGCCGCACCACCCCGTACGACTCCGGCCGCACCACCCCTCGCACGGCCGGCGGACACCGTCGCCACCTGGACATCCCCCACCCCGGGGTGTCCCGCACCGCCGGAGAGATCGGCGCGACGGCGAGCTACTGGACGCTCAGCAACTTCAGCACCGCCTCCACCTACGTCGTCGAGAACCCGGAGGGCGCCGGGGAGCACATCAAGATCGCACCGGGGCGGGTCGACGCCCCGGTGCCGTTCGAGTTCTCGCGGGTCGTCCTGCCCGCGGGCGGCGACCTGCTCGACTTCTGCGTCTGGGCGCCCCGCCACGACTACGTGGAGTGCGCGCAGGCCTCCGGGGAGGGCGAGCCGACCGCGCTCGCCTTCCCCCTCGACCGCACCAAGCGCTACTTCCTCGTCCTCGCCGCGCTCTGCGAGTCCCGCCTGCGCGGCGCCCCGCACGCGCCGCTGCCGACGGTCGAGCAGATCGTGGGGCGGCTGCGCCCGGTGTGGCCGGCGGTGAACCGTGCCTCCGTGCAGTGGAACATCGACTACCTGGCCGTGAAGTTACGGCTCAAGCCGGGCCCCGACAGAGCCGACGGGGGCCCGCGCCTCAACGGCAAGAAGGAGTCCCTGGTCTCCCTCGCCCTCCGCT